The genomic region CAGGTCCAATCCTCGAAGATGTAAGTTCTTCCGTTGATGAGTTGTTAATTTGaatattattgttcttattatactGGGCTAAATATTTCCTGGGCTATGCGTGTCAATGCAGAAGTACGGTGATGTGAAGATAGTAAACAAGGATACATTTGATGATAGCGTCTTTGACTATTCAAAAGATGTTCTGCTTGAGGTACTTCTAACGACTAATATAGACTATTTCTGCGTCAAACGATTATAATTGTTGTTTTAAGAAATCACAAGTTTATAAATATGAAAGCGTGATTACTATTTTATGACCCATGATACGAGCATTGACAAGCTGTAGAACCAACTTACGTTAAACTAACTAGCCATTTACGTTATGTTTATACATTGGTAATAGCAAAGATGCACGGAAGTACAAATGAACATCCCAAGGCTTAAGGTACACTAAAATGAACATCCCAAGGCTTAAGGTACAAATGAACATCCCAAGGCTTAATGTACAAATGAACATCCCAAGGCTTAAGGTACACCAAACGGGTCAAAAGGGTCCAAATGGGCAAAACATGTAGAGGTGGAAACTATATACATGCCCTTATGTGGGGGGTTGCAATATTGACTCATCATTTGTACATCAGGTCCAGACAGACTATCACACTTAAAATGTTACCAAAAATGAATGATGTGTCTCCTAATAGCCGTCTTCTTTGCACTACGTGCACTAGGGTTTGTATAACATGTGTGACCTTAGGTTTACAGTTTACTTTATTGCTTTGTTTATATTTGTGAATAATAATGGTATTATCTTTTGTTTTAGTTGACAAAACTGAAACATTATTGTGGTATTTGCAAAAAGATATGGAATCGTTCGGATACCGTTAGATGGGTTAGATGTGATGGGTGTAAAGTGTGGGTCCATGCAGAATGTGATAAGATATCGGGTCATCATTTTAAGTTTCTTTTTTAATCCTTCAGTTTCATACAAACGTTGTGTAGTTTTTATAAACTCTTTTGTAGTATATGATTTTAAACTTTATTTGTAGGATCTCGGGTCAAGTGATTATTACTGCCCGGATTGCAAAGCGAAGTTTAATTTGAATTATCAGATTCAGAAACTTATCAACCTAAAAACAGTTGAGTAAGTCTGTGATAGACATGTAAGATTTGCATTAATGAATTAGGGTCTAATCGACCATGCTGAAATTTGTATTTGATTAATAGGATCCTATGAACAATTTGTGAATTGATCAAACTTTGTATTTCAGATATAATAAAAAGCAGGAGGAAATGGTGCAGGATGACAAGGTTACGGTTGTTTGCACAGGGGTTGAAGGCATATACTATCCGAGCCTGCATTTGTAAGCATATATATGCACAACTTGAAAGCAATCATCCTTATACTGAAATCATGAAGGTGATATATAGTATTGTTGTTTACATAATTGTTAGGTGTAGGTGTGGCAAAATGAGCGGGTTGGGTTCCAAGTGCATAAATCTTTTGTAGGGACTGAGTTGTTGAACTGACCTTAAACATTCTTATgtccgttttttttttcttttgtataAATACTAGAATGTCAAAATGGCTTTTTAATCTACCAATTTGACTTGCAGGAGATAAGTCAAAACCCAAGTTGACTCATTTAAGTGCATGGGTTGAAATTTGCTACCTTTAGTTACTGGTTTCGAAGATATGAATTTGGCATATAAGATGTATTTTGCATGATGTAGATATTTTACAAACCAGGTCTTGCTAAACTACCCCGTATATTTGGCATGACTGCATCACCAGTATTTGGGAAAGGTATGTCCATATGCTACTTTCCTTATTTAGTTAATTCAACGGTATATCAAAAATTTGATTAGTATGAAGATTTACTAGATCTAACTTTAGCTCACCCACATTAGTATGCATTTTTTTATCACATTTAATGTGAgttttataattattttttatCCAATTTTGATTAATCTTATTGAAATTATTTGCAGGTGATGTCTAGCCGTCCAACATCGGATATCTATGTCTTCAACCCCTGTACTACTAAAACCTCTAACTTTAGCTTACCCATAGTTTTTATCCAAATTTGATTAATCTTACTAAAACCTCTAGCTACTAATTTTtttatacatattaataaatgtatttaatttaatataaaaaaaatacaaatttaaaattTTTATGTTATGCAGACGCCGGATGATTTATGGGCTAAACATTCGAATATGGGTCACCCGAAGCCTCATAGAAGGGATACATCAGCTTGGAAGGCTATTCTAAAGGTACATTGATGCCTTTAACTATATTATGCGCAGTGATCATCAACCATATTATATGTTAACTTTTTTGAACAATTATATGTTGAATGCTCACATATAAACTTAATTATATGATATCTGATTTTTTGTAGGTTATCGATAGTGGGTAAAAGTTAAGACTAAAGCATTTTAGGCCCGTTAAGCCTTTAGGATCGGGAGATACGGGTAGTGTTCATTTGGTAGAGTTATGTGGAACTGGCGATTTTTTTGCAATGAAAGCAATGGATAAAGGTGTTATGATTAACCGTAACAAGGTGAGAAAAACATTAAATTTATTCTGTTATGCGAAAATCAGTTTTCGTAATATAACTTTTTTTGCTACACAAAATAGGTGCATAGAGCGTGCGCAGAAAAAGATATATTGGATGTATTAAACCATCCTTTTCTTCCAGCATTATACGCTTCATTTCAGGTTTTTTATTACTCCATATTATTGTATCGATAAATAGAAAATTTGGTTAACAAACGAAAAATAATTGCAGACTCCAACTCATGTTTGTTTGATAACTGAGGCGGGGAACTTTATATGCTATTAGACAGACACCCGATGAAGGTCTTAAAGGAAGACGATGTTAGGTAAAAATACTGTTTAAATGTGATAAAGTTGATagacaaaaacaaaaaaacaaaaacaaaaacaaaaaaaaaaaaaaaaaacaaaacaaacaaacaatTATTTGTTTTTTGTTGCAGATATAATGCTGCAAAGGTACTAATTGCATTGGAGTATCTTCATTGTCAAGGTATATTACATATTTACATTAAATTCTAACAAGTCAATATCCCTTACCAAAGTTTGGGTTAAATATGGGTAGAGATTGATTAAAACAAGAAAATGGGTGAAGTCATATATGTTTGTTGAGAATCAGACTCGAATTTCATCAACAGGCCACCACGATAGAATTACTTTGCATTGCATATTCAATTATAAAATGAACCATCTAACCTAAATCTATATTGGATATAAATTGACAATCAGATTCAATATaggtattacttttatatttcatttttttttctctgtTTCTTATTTGTTGTTGGTATGTAAATGGTCATGTTGTGTTACAACATGAGGCCAAACAAGACCACTTGCCAACAGAATGATACTATGCAAAACTGTTTAATAAAGGTAATTTAATACGATTACCATCTTAACTCcgaaataatacttttattaatcataAATTCTTCCTTCAACTTTTCAGGCTGAAAAGTTACGTTCTAATACGTTTTCTCAAATCCAAAAAATATTATTAACAAAGCAAACGGTGTTTGCTATCTTTACAATTCATCAACACATCAAGAGATTCGAAGCGTGAAATAACCTATGGGAATCAAGACCTAAGCTTACAGTAtaatatattaagtattattagactTGCATTGATGTGTTTATTTGTTATCATTTGCTCAACAACTATATACCATCATTCTATGATTGTGTCCGTTACTGAAAACTACGCAAATAATATAATGTTTCACATTAAGTAATTTCTAACTAATATttgcttagtaataataataataatactcaactATGAGATTCATTTAGATCAACATAATTACATAACAAAGTCTTAAAGTTAATTACATTGGTTGCACAATTTACATCACCAAAAGGAGTTACAATTAAAAGCTTACGCGCTGATTCACATAACGCGTAAGCTTCAAAAATTAACCATTCATACTTACACATCCAAAGTTTCATAAAAAAACATCTAAACATCCCAAACACATATACCATTCATACCTACTAATTACTGAAACTGCCCATACAAACACAAAAAATGCAGAAACCTAACCTCTACTTCCATACCCAAACATCCCAAACACATACTGTCAATCGAAGTTGTGAACGTCATCCCACGCAAATTCAAACTTTCGCTGCCTGCGGTTGAATACCATCCAAATTTCGTCCCCCGGACTATAGCCACATAAACGGACAAATTTTCCTCCAGCCAGAAGAAACACACAAGTTGGGTTTTTTCTGTTTTTCTCCTCCAACAGCCCCCAGATGTGAACTCGGTCATCTTTGTCAACGCATTGATAAAAATTTCCTTTCTTTAACTCCGGTGCTTTCTTAAGAAGCTCTTTTGGTAAACGCTGAATCACATtcgtattataattgttaaacaaTGCATCAATATTCGTGAAGAACATGTAAAATATGTAAGGGCATGCTTGGTTGGGGTTACCCTAAAGTGGTTAATGGGTCTTAAACAACTAACCAAAAGAATTCATCCGAGTATTAAACTATGTCTTATTCAACTAATCTTTTAAtagaaaataatataattcatagTAATGCAAGATAAGATTTCAGTGATGATGTATACATTCATAGTTGAGTGTGATGATGTATAcattcataaataataataataataataataataataataataataataataataataataataataataataaaagtaataataataattaataataataataataataataatctataatatAAAAGTGACTCCTTGAGTCATAAATGAGGGCACTAAAACCTTTTAATTTAATCATTTacaactaaaaaaaaacatttttcctTATTTCCTACTTAATTTTATAATAaggtaataattaaaaaaataaaagaattagaaaattcattaataataatatctaagttttaatcctttcatttttcatgtattaaattgattaatttcaatcctttcattattcttataataaataaataagttttaaCATTTTCATTTTCCTTATATTAAATAAGTTATTATAATGTTGCCTATAAATACTCATTATTCATTTTCACAATACACATTTTTCATTTCACCACATACATTgcaaatactaattaataattgatagagttttatatatgttagttcttaatcatcatcatcatcaatttagtaAGATTATTTCCTCATGTAATGTTGTATATTCATCTATCACACGAACGTTAGACTTATGCTACGGTATGACTTTATTAACAAGTTATTGGTGTACATGAGTATTTTTCTATTATCATGTGAAATTTATCCGTTTTGATAGTTGTTtagagttcatatatatatatatatatatatatatatatatatatatatatatatatatatatatatatatatatgtattagattTGTATGTGATTTATATTATTGTTGTATACTATCTTTAGTGTTACTTTTATGTCGATTATAGATCTTCGTCAATAATGTATTTGTtgtgtttttaattatttattatttattattattattgttgttgttgttgttgttgttgttgttgctgctgctgctgctgttgtgaTGTCAACATCTTACTCGGACAAGTTTAAGATATTACAACATTAAAGGACAAAACATTGCTGAGTATTTCCTATTGCGAATATGTACATATATTAGAGAACACAAATTGTTTCATTTTTATATTGGATTGTaagtatgatttatttaatttagcTTTTCTCTTGATGTTCAATATTTCCTTTTAACGTTGTATTATTAAATATTTTCTTTAGCAATTATTTGCATCATATAGTTCTTTGATAATGGAAAAGAAATTATGCCTTCTTTTTTTATCATATTTGTTATGGATGTAGGTTACAAATATTAAAGAATACAAATTTTTTACTATTCTATTGAATTGTATGTACGTTTTGTTTAATTTGACTTTTATCTTGATTCTTAATATTTTTTGATGTTTTATTATTAAACGTAATCTTTTAGCAATCATTTACATCATAGAGTTCTTTGATAGAtaatatgataaaaaaaattatGCCTTCTATACATGGATAATACTTACTTCATATGATGATGAATAacaatataacattattattatgataatttatagtaaaataagtATTAATCTAATTAACAatggtaaaaaaaaattgattcttgAATAACAAAGATAATTTAACATGTATTGAATAAGTCAACCATATTATATGTTATGTTTGATCGAGTAGCTATTACGGAGTAGTTTAATTAGCATATAATTGTTACTTTTACTACATCAAGTTTAATATTAACCagcttattattaaatattaagtgaATACTTACTACGTATCAAATATTTGAGTTTTCATGTAActataattacttaattattactcATAATAGATGTGTTTAAGAAATGAAAATATAAAGATGGTaaaaatagttgattaattaatcaGGATAAGACAATTTAGaactaaaaaattaataataaaatgttgCGTATAAAGTCTTTCAGTTTGATTATTGATATTAAGTTATTATCATACATTTGATCCTAAATATATTTAATCATAACTAAAATTGATGTATGTTAtgcataataacaatagttttaaacttttcattttttctAAACATTCATAATAACTTTATGTTATGTCATATAAATAACAATGGTTTTAACCTTTTCACTTACCTTATATATAGTACCTAATTAAATTGATAGTCATTGTTGTCTTCAAATACTATTTTTCATTTTTCACCTcactacacgtttcaaatgaaataATGACACTTTTCAAATGAAACAATTGATAGAGTTATATAAATACacgtttttatcattattttttaagatGTTTGATCTTCTATATAGTATTtggttatgatatatatatatatatatatatatatatatatatatatatatatatatatatatattcacaatagaCGACACAAATTGATTTACGTATGTTTATATTCAAATATTCCAGATTCGTATTGTTAACCGTCGACATAAATCGCTTCACGTACCAACATTACAAGTGTGATGCAACAACGCTAACCATATTGgtgcaacgcacgggcaatgcacctagtaataataataatcaaatttatAGAAGTAGAAGAACAAATACCTTTTGAATAGTCTATAGAAAATGTGTAGTCGGtccctgttgtttacatgaaatGAAGTGATTGGTCCCTAAACTTTATTTTCGGGGTGGTTGGTCCCCGTGGTATCCAATACACGTATGGGTGGTCCCTCAATCAAACGAACGTTTAAATCATTCGTCAACTCCCAACAGATGACTGACATGTAATGGGTAATTTCATCCTTTTACATtcttctaaaagaaagtttgtgcGGTTGGTTCATGTGGTTTACATCATATGAAGTCGTTGATCCCTGAATTATTTTCCCGAGGTGGTTGGTCCCTGTGGTTTTCAAAACGCTTGTGGGTGGTCCTTGTCAGTTAATGATTGTTAAAAAGATCTTATAACTTGAATCATGTGCCACGTATgtgagggtattttcatcttttacATCACTTTCTTCTTCCATATTCTTTTAATTCAACAAATAAAGTCCCATTTGCAACAACTAAAAATAATGATACAAAAAAAAAAGGCTGAACCACCAGTTTGGACAGACCTGAAGTCTTCACGATACCCTTGTAAGGAACACTACTTAGAAAAGTTCCTGGACGACGAAagtattttaattttattattttaaggCTCCCTTTTCAATAAAACACGTGTTTGgacttttttaattttatttttagggATTTAAATGATTGTGTTTATATGATTATTTTGTTTTTGATAATGATTTAATTTGGGTCAGATATTTTgagtgtttaatttttttttattgaatctttatttttattatgaatGTCGAGTAAAGAGATTGGGATAATTGTagcaggttatatatatatatatatatatatatatatatatatatatatatatatatatatatatatatatatattactaacaaATGATAAAAGAAGGTTTTTGATAGGATTTTTAGGTTTGGATACAATTTTGCTTTTGATATGAAATGGAAAGTGGGTTGCATGTGAGTAATCAAACAAGGAAGAAAAATAGAAAGGATATGATTAAATTACCCTCTTATGCAAGGCACATGACTATTTTTAACGAGAAAAATCAACGACCGTTACTGAAAGGGACCACTCACACACGTTTTGAAAACCACAAGGACCCAGCACCTCGAAAAAAGTTCATGTGTTGGGAGTTGACGGATGATTTAAACACCCATTTGATTGAGGGACCACCCACACGCGTATTGAATACCATCGTCATCAACCACCTCGAGCATAGAGTTCAGGGACCAACCACTTCATTTCAtataaaccacagggaccaaccgCACAATTTTCTCAAAAGTCTATTTTAGAAGTGATATCGTACCAAGATAATCGAACATTTCAAACAAAATATATACATTGATTACATATTTATAAGTGTATTTGCTTTGGGAATTATTATTACGGGTCTCAACGCTCTGGCCTCATCACTCAGTAGTCTTACTCGCTATGGTAAGAAAGTTTCCTCTGCGAACTAAAAAAACATCATATATTACTCATCGGTTACAAATGTGAATGTTCATAAGTTTGCAATGTACTCTTTTATAGGTTTTGTTAGATTAGATTTTACTTCATCTCTAGAACTAACTGCCACTAAGCCTAGCAAAACGGGTCGGGTTAAgtcaggttattattattattattattattattattattattattattattattattattattattattattattattatttattattattattattattattattattattattattattattattattattattattattattattattgactttTTTACTCCGTTGGTCCTTAAGTTATACACGAAATTACAATACGATTCCCTCAAGTTTTTAATTGGATTTTCGAGTCCTCTTAATTGCAAAATTAAGCAATTCACGTCCCTCCGTCTATCTGTCGTCTAAATTGACCATTAAGTGTCGTCATGTGATTAACACATGATGGGCATTTTCGTCTTATTATTTTATTTCAGCCTTTTTTGCTTTGTTGGTCCCTAGTTTTTAAAATGTTTAGCTACGGTGATCCCTCAAGTCATTAAAAACGAGGGACCATTAGCGCCAAAAattcttttaatttatttatttttaatttataaatttataatataattataattatatttactttaCAAATTCttataatatcattatatttacttttctttaatttaatatactccgtaatttttTTAATGTTATTTATCtactttataaatatatataaatttaaatttaaaaacaaGATAAAATCAAAATTGGAGCGACCTATTATTGGACCAAATTAGGGTTTGTAAAACTTAAAACTTAGTCTAATCATACTCGTCTAGTCATCTTTATCATTTAAACCTCCTGTGTAAACCAAATCAAAGAACAAACTCAAACAATAATTATCAACTTTGAACGATGTAATCAAA from Rutidosis leptorrhynchoides isolate AG116_Rl617_1_P2 chromosome 9, CSIRO_AGI_Rlap_v1, whole genome shotgun sequence harbors:
- the LOC139866740 gene encoding histone-lysine N-methyltransferase ATX5-like isoform X1; amino-acid sequence: MIASLTIQKMFCLRYGIVRIPLDGLDVMGVKCGSMQNVIRYRDLGSSDYYCPDCKAKFNLNYQIQKLINLKTVEYNKKQEEMVQDDKVTVVCTGVEGIYYPSLHLSC
- the LOC139866740 gene encoding histone-lysine N-methyltransferase ATX4-like isoform X2, coding for MQKYGDVKIVNKDTFDDSVFDYSKDVLLEDLGSSDYYCPDCKAKFNLNYQIQKLINLKTVEYNKKQEEMVQDDKVTVVCTGVEGIYYPSLHLSC
- the LOC139866740 gene encoding histone-lysine N-methyltransferase ATX5-like isoform X3, encoding MGVKCGSMQNVIRYRDLGSSDYYCPDCKAKFNLNYQIQKLINLKTVEYNKKQEEMVQDDKVTVVCTGVEGIYYPSLHLSC